The proteins below come from a single Deltaproteobacteria bacterium genomic window:
- a CDS encoding isocitrate lyase/phosphoenolpyruvate mutase family protein has product MPSTAAQLRALLRRPGPALVLGAHDALSAKLAEEAGFDAVWASGFGISAVSALPDANILTMSETLDAVRRMSEAVRIPVIGDCDNGFGNAINVMRTVAEYERAGVAGICIEDNIFPKRCSFYAGVRRELVPADEHARKVQAAKAAQRDPDFVVIARTEAFIAGWGTQEALDRARAYADAGADAVLVHSKLSTFDELREFTNAWDGRCPLVAVPTTYAGITADDLAAAGFKLVIFANQALRAAVKAMRSALVTLKQEARPAAVDDRIATLPEIYELVGVPDLQANERKFLLPGGHEVTAVIIAAGFEESLLPLTEDRPKAMLEIKGQTILERQIHALNECGVKDIVVVRGYKKEQINLANVRYYDNDRFLDTGELVSLFLAEQEMNGRFLFLYSDIIFDPSILEKLLKSQADISIVVDRAWGDHPHTPEELQTRKPDLVVTTQPPQKGYRFLPTVEGAALAGVGRQLAAETADGEFIGLAMFSEEGARLLRTVYQQSQQRFQSRAFHEAASLERAAFTDLLQEIVECGGAIACVDTYKGWLEIDTFEDYQRAWAKVK; this is encoded by the coding sequence ATGCCTTCCACTGCTGCGCAATTGCGCGCGTTGCTTCGCCGTCCGGGACCAGCACTGGTCTTGGGCGCTCATGACGCCTTGTCCGCCAAACTTGCTGAAGAAGCTGGCTTCGACGCCGTCTGGGCCAGTGGGTTCGGCATCTCCGCCGTCAGCGCACTTCCAGATGCCAACATTTTGACCATGAGCGAAACCCTGGATGCGGTCAGACGCATGAGCGAAGCGGTACGGATTCCCGTCATCGGGGATTGCGACAACGGCTTCGGCAACGCCATCAACGTCATGCGGACGGTGGCGGAATATGAACGCGCAGGCGTGGCGGGGATCTGCATCGAGGACAATATCTTTCCCAAACGCTGTAGTTTCTACGCCGGAGTCAGGCGAGAATTGGTTCCAGCCGATGAGCACGCCCGCAAGGTCCAGGCCGCAAAAGCTGCCCAGCGCGATCCAGATTTCGTCGTGATCGCGCGCACAGAAGCCTTCATTGCCGGCTGGGGTACGCAAGAGGCGCTTGATCGCGCGCGCGCCTACGCCGATGCCGGTGCAGATGCCGTCCTGGTTCACTCGAAGCTTTCTACGTTCGACGAATTGAGAGAGTTCACCAATGCCTGGGATGGCCGTTGTCCACTTGTTGCCGTGCCGACCACATACGCAGGCATCACCGCCGACGACCTTGCTGCCGCAGGGTTCAAACTGGTGATTTTCGCCAACCAAGCACTGCGCGCTGCCGTCAAAGCCATGCGCTCGGCGCTGGTGACGTTAAAACAAGAAGCTAGACCGGCGGCGGTGGACGACCGCATCGCTACGTTGCCGGAAATCTACGAACTCGTCGGCGTGCCGGACCTCCAAGCCAACGAACGAAAATTCCTCCTCCCTGGTGGGCATGAAGTGACGGCAGTCATCATCGCGGCGGGATTCGAGGAATCCCTCCTCCCGCTGACCGAAGACCGACCCAAGGCAATGCTGGAAATCAAAGGACAGACGATTCTGGAGCGGCAGATTCATGCGCTGAACGAGTGCGGAGTCAAAGACATTGTGGTCGTACGCGGCTACAAAAAAGAGCAAATCAATCTCGCGAATGTCCGCTACTATGACAACGACCGTTTCCTGGACACCGGCGAGCTGGTCTCGCTCTTTTTAGCCGAACAAGAGATGAACGGACGCTTCCTCTTCCTCTACTCCGACATCATTTTCGATCCATCCATCCTCGAAAAATTGTTGAAGTCGCAAGCTGACATCAGTATCGTCGTCGACCGCGCCTGGGGCGACCACCCCCATACCCCGGAAGAACTGCAAACGCGGAAACCGGATCTCGTCGTCACTACCCAACCGCCACAGAAAGGCTACCGGTTTCTTCCCACCGTCGAGGGGGCAGCGCTGGCCGGCGTCGGCCGACAACTTGCCGCAGAGACTGCGGACGGCGAATTCATCGGTCTTGCCATGTTTTCCGAAGAAGGCGCGCGCCTGTTGCGCACGGTCTATCAACAATCCCAGCAGCGGTTCCAGTCTCGGGCCTTCCATGAAGCAGCATCGCTTGAACGCGCGGCATTCACCGACCTCCTCCAAGAGATTGTCGAATGCGGCGGGGCGATTGCCTGCGTGGATACCTATAAGGGCTGGTTGGAAATCGATACGTTCGAGGACTACCAGCGCGCGTGGGCGAAAGTTAAGTAG
- a CDS encoding Rieske (2Fe-2S) protein — MESQTWLEACLLEDLPPGGRKLVKLNNIEIALFNIAGTIYAIKNRCPHRSGPLIRGFLDPTGGIKCPMHGWRFDLRDGSSERPAKATVYPTKRDDGRLYLFL, encoded by the coding sequence ATGGAATCCCAGACTTGGCTCGAAGCTTGCCTCCTCGAAGACCTGCCCCCTGGCGGTCGCAAGCTCGTTAAGCTCAACAACATCGAGATCGCCCTCTTCAATATCGCAGGAACCATTTACGCTATTAAAAACCGCTGTCCCCATCGTAGCGGTCCTTTGATTCGCGGTTTTCTTGATCCGACTGGCGGTATCAAATGCCCCATGCATGGCTGGCGCTTCGACCTGCGCGACGGCAGCAGTGAGCGCCCCGCTAAAGCTACCGTGTATCCCACCAAGAGAGACGACGGTCGTCTTTACCTATTTCTCTAA
- a CDS encoding sigma-70 family RNA polymerase sigma factor gives MSGDRARAEDAVQETYLRAWRSFQTYQPETNCRAWLFRILINVLKKAAGKKRHDPLATAEDVETTTKVVSLFPNADAGGTQDIMEAVQRLAPEFRDVLLLIVVEGLSYKDTAQTLDIPMGTVMSRLYRARREIRRWLTVPEIPKQERKPGHGM, from the coding sequence ATGAGCGGAGACCGCGCCCGGGCGGAAGATGCGGTGCAAGAGACCTATCTCCGGGCGTGGCGTTCGTTTCAGACGTATCAACCGGAAACAAACTGCCGTGCCTGGCTCTTCAGAATTCTCATAAATGTTCTGAAGAAAGCGGCGGGGAAAAAACGGCACGATCCGCTCGCCACCGCCGAAGATGTCGAGACCACAACGAAGGTCGTGTCGCTTTTTCCCAATGCGGATGCGGGAGGAACCCAAGATATCATGGAGGCAGTACAGCGTTTAGCGCCAGAATTCCGCGACGTGCTTCTGCTCATAGTCGTGGAAGGGTTGTCTTATAAAGATACGGCACAAACGCTCGATATTCCCATGGGGACGGTCATGTCGCGCTTATACCGAGCGCGACGCGAAATTCGCCGTTGGCTCACCGTGCCAGAAATACCAAAACAAGAAAGGAAACCGGGCCATGGAATGTAA
- a CDS encoding zf-HC2 domain-containing protein, whose translation MECKDMRKLLSPFVDNELSAHESFMVAEHLEGCTPCHREMEELRRFDEQLKTAGQRPLSGIEDLRDGIMWRLSPWFWVRRWRGAGAAAAALLFLVVGRQLFSAPSDPEATAFSEALIAETRLQENEPFSLSWLEPQSVQDILKQEGLEAIPNLAPAGFHLEGARVCYPLSHPFVQLVYRNRNEEVMLFVSRRWSRSLSGTTKREGFTIVPLGVRAVFLVTKESLVNFTDTRELAEEEISALTT comes from the coding sequence ATGGAATGTAAAGACATGCGGAAACTCTTGAGCCCGTTCGTCGACAACGAACTCAGCGCCCACGAATCCTTCATGGTCGCCGAACATCTCGAAGGATGCACGCCTTGCCACCGCGAGATGGAAGAGCTGCGACGCTTCGACGAGCAACTCAAAACCGCCGGACAGCGGCCACTGTCAGGCATTGAAGACTTACGCGACGGCATCATGTGGCGCCTCTCGCCATGGTTTTGGGTGCGGCGCTGGCGCGGGGCCGGTGCCGCCGCTGCTGCGCTGTTGTTCCTCGTGGTCGGCCGGCAGCTCTTCTCGGCTCCGTCCGATCCAGAAGCGACGGCATTTAGCGAGGCGTTGATCGCCGAAACTCGGCTCCAGGAAAACGAACCGTTTTCCCTGTCCTGGCTTGAACCCCAGAGCGTACAAGACATTTTGAAACAGGAAGGGCTGGAAGCGATCCCCAATCTGGCACCGGCAGGTTTTCATCTTGAAGGGGCGCGGGTGTGCTACCCCCTCAGTCATCCCTTCGTCCAACTCGTGTATCGCAACCGAAACGAAGAGGTCATGCTGTTCGTTTCCCGCCGCTGGTCGCGTTCCCTCTCGGGTACCACCAAACGGGAAGGATTCACGATCGTTCCACTCGGCGTGCGTGCAGTGTTTCTCGTCACAAAAGAATCCCTGGTGAACTTTACGGACACGCGGGAATTGGCAGAGGAAGAAATCAGCGCCCTGACCACCTGA
- a CDS encoding glutamate--cysteine ligase codes for MSQYVEGPEAAQAIEKKSQLVDYFYQASKPREAWRIGTEYEMLGVSRRSGRAARYFGKRGIERVLFRLADSLGWEPVEEEGHVIALKGERANVSLEPGAQVELSGEQCETIHCAAHELQRHMTHLLKAGDALELDFLNLGMQPISPLEDIQWIPKTRYHFMAPYMETVGTLGHRMMKQTASIQVNFDFSTESDAMMKLRVGMGLVPVLTAMFANSPICDGSLNGYLTMRGHVWTDTDRRRSGLLPFVFSERASFEDYVEYALNVPMYFIVRHGRWIDMTGIPFRQYFMEGHEGHRATMEDWTQHLTTLFPEVRLKKYLEIRCIDQQPHEFMLAVPALCKGIFYENDALWAAWDLVKKWSWEERVTAYLDSHRQGLGVRVHGITLLDYSKELVAIASEGLERHDQCNAKGVNETMYLERLQEEIWRGQCPAYTVIEKWMGEWNYDVKRLIEGTTYQLAEEDR; via the coding sequence ATGTCGCAATACGTCGAGGGACCTGAAGCGGCGCAGGCCATCGAAAAAAAATCTCAGCTCGTCGATTATTTCTATCAAGCTAGCAAACCACGCGAGGCGTGGCGGATCGGCACGGAATACGAAATGTTGGGCGTCTCGCGACGCAGCGGGCGCGCCGCTCGCTATTTCGGCAAACGCGGCATTGAACGAGTCCTGTTTCGGCTGGCAGACTCTCTTGGGTGGGAACCCGTAGAAGAGGAAGGCCATGTCATTGCCTTGAAGGGAGAACGAGCCAACGTCTCTCTCGAACCAGGCGCACAAGTCGAATTGTCCGGTGAACAATGCGAAACCATCCACTGTGCCGCCCACGAATTGCAGCGCCACATGACCCACCTGCTCAAAGCCGGCGACGCCCTGGAACTCGACTTCCTCAATCTGGGCATGCAGCCGATCAGCCCGCTTGAGGACATCCAATGGATTCCCAAGACTCGCTATCACTTCATGGCCCCCTACATGGAAACGGTAGGCACCCTCGGCCACCGCATGATGAAGCAAACCGCGTCGATTCAGGTCAATTTCGACTTCAGTACCGAATCCGACGCGATGATGAAACTCCGCGTCGGGATGGGACTCGTTCCCGTGCTGACCGCGATGTTCGCCAATTCCCCGATCTGTGATGGGAGTCTCAATGGTTATCTCACCATGCGCGGCCACGTGTGGACGGATACCGACCGCCGCCGTAGCGGTCTCTTGCCTTTCGTCTTTTCCGAGCGTGCAAGCTTCGAAGACTATGTGGAATATGCGTTGAACGTCCCCATGTATTTTATTGTCCGTCATGGCCGCTGGATCGATATGACCGGCATCCCGTTCCGGCAGTATTTCATGGAAGGCCATGAAGGCCACCGAGCAACCATGGAAGACTGGACGCAGCACCTCACTACCCTTTTTCCGGAAGTGCGTCTGAAAAAATATCTGGAAATCCGCTGCATCGACCAACAGCCCCACGAGTTCATGCTCGCTGTCCCCGCGTTATGTAAAGGCATCTTCTACGAAAACGATGCCTTATGGGCGGCATGGGACTTAGTGAAAAAGTGGAGCTGGGAAGAGCGCGTCACCGCCTATCTCGATTCTCATCGTCAAGGACTTGGAGTGCGGGTGCACGGGATCACGCTCCTCGATTACTCGAAAGAACTCGTTGCCATCGCCAGTGAAGGTCTGGAACGACACGACCAGTGCAACGCAAAGGGCGTCAACGAAACCATGTACTTGGAACGGCTCCAGGAAGAGATCTGGCGAGGACAGTGTCCGGCCTACACGGTGATCGAGAAGTGGATGGGCGAGTGGAATTACGATGTGAAGCGCTTAATCGAGGGGACGACCTACCAGCTTGCGGAAGAAGATCGATAG
- a CDS encoding acyl-CoA dehydrogenase family protein, with protein MDFDYSSKVKELQKRVQSFMAEYVYPNEETYHHQLNSQGDRWQIPPIMEELKAKAKTAGLWNLFLPESGRGAGLTNLEYAPLCEIMGRSFIAPEIFNCAAPDTGNMEVLERYGNEEHKKQWLEPLLDGRIRSCFAMTEPAVASSDATNIESSITRDGDFYVINGRKWWSSGMGDPRCKIIIFMGKSNPDNPDKYKQQSQILIPRDTPGIKVLRMLSVFGYDDAPHGHAEVEFKDVRVPAAHLLLGEGRGFEIAQGRLGPGRIHHCMRLIGQAERALEKMCKRATSRVAFGKPISERTVTQERIAESRIAIDQARLLTLKAAHMMDTVGNKAARMEIAMIKVAAPNMALKVIDWAMQVHGGGAMAEDFGLAHAYAQARALRFADGPDEVHRNQIARLELRKHV; from the coding sequence ATGGATTTCGATTATTCGTCGAAAGTTAAGGAACTACAGAAGCGCGTCCAAAGCTTCATGGCCGAGTACGTCTATCCGAACGAAGAGACCTATCACCACCAACTGAATAGCCAAGGTGACCGCTGGCAGATTCCGCCAATCATGGAGGAACTGAAAGCGAAGGCGAAAACCGCTGGTCTGTGGAATCTCTTTCTACCGGAAAGCGGTCGCGGCGCTGGCCTGACCAACTTGGAGTACGCTCCCCTGTGCGAGATTATGGGCCGGTCTTTCATCGCCCCTGAAATCTTTAACTGCGCGGCGCCGGACACCGGAAATATGGAAGTGCTGGAGCGTTATGGTAACGAAGAACATAAGAAACAATGGCTGGAGCCGCTACTCGATGGCCGGATTCGTTCGTGCTTTGCCATGACTGAGCCAGCGGTGGCGTCGTCCGACGCGACCAACATCGAGTCGAGCATTACGCGCGATGGCGACTTCTATGTGATCAACGGTCGCAAATGGTGGTCTTCGGGCATGGGCGACCCACGCTGCAAGATCATTATCTTCATGGGGAAATCCAATCCCGACAATCCTGACAAATACAAGCAGCAATCGCAGATCCTGATCCCGCGTGACACGCCAGGCATCAAGGTGCTGCGCATGCTGTCCGTGTTCGGTTACGATGACGCGCCACACGGCCACGCCGAAGTAGAATTCAAAGATGTGCGCGTGCCGGCGGCGCACTTGCTTTTAGGCGAAGGACGTGGATTTGAGATTGCCCAGGGGCGTCTTGGTCCCGGACGTATTCACCACTGTATGCGGTTGATCGGTCAGGCCGAACGCGCGTTGGAGAAAATGTGCAAACGCGCGACCTCGCGTGTCGCCTTTGGCAAACCAATCTCTGAACGCACGGTGACGCAAGAACGCATTGCCGAATCGCGTATCGCGATTGACCAGGCGCGATTGTTGACCCTCAAGGCCGCTCACATGATGGATACCGTAGGCAACAAAGCCGCACGTATGGAAATCGCCATGATCAAAGTGGCCGCGCCAAATATGGCGTTGAAAGTGATTGACTGGGCGATGCAGGTGCATGGCGGCGGCGCCATGGCTGAAGACTTCGGATTGGCGCACGCCTATGCCCAAGCCCGTGCTTTACGTTTTGCCGATGGTCCGGATGAAGTCCATCGGAACCAGATCGCGCGGTTGGAGCTGAGAAAGCACGTGTAG